In one Bacteroidales bacterium genomic region, the following are encoded:
- a CDS encoding Maf family nucleotide pyrophosphatase yields the protein MLENLKNRHIILASLSPRRRFLLEQLGLEFTAISAETDESIPEGMTPDEIAIFLAEKKAGHFVELLEDAKNILITADTLVLIDGHILGKPEGKEGAVKMLQTLSGSMHQVVTGVCIRSRDKCRSFTAWTNVYFKPLSAAEIDYYLTHFKPYDKAGAYGIQEWIGYIGINRIEGSYFNVMGLPVQMLYEELRQF from the coding sequence ATGCTGGAAAACCTGAAAAACCGTCATATAATCCTCGCATCACTTTCCCCGCGGAGACGGTTCCTGCTGGAGCAACTGGGCCTGGAGTTCACCGCGATCAGTGCTGAGACCGATGAGTCAATTCCGGAAGGAATGACTCCGGATGAAATTGCGATTTTCCTGGCTGAGAAAAAAGCCGGTCATTTCGTAGAATTGCTTGAAGATGCGAAAAACATCCTGATCACAGCCGACACCCTGGTACTGATCGATGGCCATATCCTCGGAAAGCCTGAAGGTAAAGAAGGAGCCGTGAAAATGCTGCAGACCCTTTCGGGAAGCATGCACCAGGTGGTCACCGGTGTGTGTATCCGCAGCCGCGATAAATGCCGCTCTTTCACTGCATGGACCAATGTCTATTTCAAGCCTCTTTCTGCTGCTGAGATTGATTATTACCTCACTCATTTCAAGCCCTATGACAAAGCCGGTGCCTATGGCATCCAGGAATGGATAGGCTATATCGGCATCAACCGGATTGAAGGCTCATATTTCAACGTCATGGGCCTGCCGGTCCAGATGCTTTACGAGGAGTTAAGGCAGTTTTAA
- a CDS encoding geranylgeranylglycerol-phosphate geranylgeranyltransferase: MMTPSAGSAMPWKAYLRIIRPVNLLIMAGMLLLVRYAIFLPVFKQNGLEGLMPGWQFLLLVMATLLIGAGGYVINDVLDIEIDQINKPAKKVIGRQISEVSGNKLHFNLTAAGLVLGIAFSYLAGNIFLGILFVIIPTALFYYSFKYKYLPAIGNLVVSLLAALVVIIYWLFEFYHLKSQPELFIEASRSFPQLNRFVLAFALFAFLTTLIREIVKDAQDIEGDTRFGCRTLPVVLGLSVTRYLLIFLEIVTFATLVWFQFILYRSGYPWISYILILTQVLLLITVYKTIMATEKAAFTRLSLILKLVMVAGMVSLVATWFRNM, encoded by the coding sequence ATGATGACGCCTTCAGCTGGTAGCGCCATGCCCTGGAAAGCTTATCTCCGGATAATCCGGCCGGTCAACCTGCTCATTATGGCGGGGATGCTGCTTTTAGTGCGCTATGCAATCTTCCTGCCGGTATTTAAACAAAACGGCCTCGAAGGACTGATGCCTGGCTGGCAATTCCTTTTGCTGGTAATGGCGACGCTGCTCATTGGTGCCGGCGGTTACGTGATAAATGACGTCCTCGATATCGAGATCGACCAGATCAACAAACCTGCCAAAAAGGTCATCGGACGACAGATCAGCGAGGTTTCGGGAAATAAGCTGCATTTCAACCTGACCGCAGCCGGGCTGGTTCTCGGCATCGCTTTCAGCTACCTGGCCGGTAACATATTCCTGGGTATCCTGTTTGTGATCATTCCTACCGCACTGTTTTATTACAGTTTCAAGTACAAATATCTTCCCGCTATTGGTAACCTGGTGGTTTCTCTATTGGCTGCCCTTGTTGTCATTATTTACTGGTTATTCGAGTTTTATCACCTGAAAAGCCAACCGGAGCTGTTTATAGAAGCCAGCCGTTCTTTTCCCCAGCTTAACCGCTTTGTCCTGGCATTTGCCCTTTTTGCTTTTCTTACCACCCTGATACGTGAAATTGTAAAAGATGCCCAGGATATCGAAGGCGATACCCGTTTCGGTTGCCGCACCCTGCCGGTAGTACTCGGGCTCTCAGTAACGCGCTATCTTCTCATATTTCTGGAAATTGTGACTTTTGCCACACTGGTTTGGTTCCAGTTTATCCTGTACCGCTCCGGCTATCCATGGATTTCTTATATCCTGATACTTACCCAGGTTTTACTCCTTATAACTGTGTATAAAACGATTATGGCTACGGAAAAAGCTGCTTTCACCCGCCTGAGCCTGATCCTTAAACTGGTCATGGTCGCGGGTATGGTTTCACTGGTCGCTACCTGGTTCAGAAATATGTGA